In the genome of bacterium, the window TGCGAGTCACGGATTCAGGCGCCCCGCCGCTCACCGCTTTCCGCAGGATCATCCTCAGCCAATAAAAAAAATTTGAATACTTTTCGCCGCTGCGGCATCTAAAAGGCATAATCAGGACGATAATCTATCAATGGGAATTCTATGGTCCGCGTAACCCCAAAAGCGAAAAAAGCCTTCAAAGATCTGGCTGCCCAACAAGGCGTGGGCGGCCGCATCTACCGCATTGTCACTGCCGGCTATGGTTGAGGCGGTCCCCGGTTGGGACTGGTTCAGGTCGAATCCAGTGAAGACAAAGCGGAACATTCAATGACGGTCGAAGGGGTGGAGATCACCTGGGATGAGCGTATGGCCCAGATCAGCCGCCTGTACGGACAGATCGTCATAGACTATGTTCATATGTTTTTTGAAGAGCGATTTTATGTGGGCTTTGCCGGCAGCTCCTGCTGAGCCGGTACATCGCGGTCGACTGTTTTTCGCAGCGTGCGAAAAACAGTCGGCCTTTTGCCCTTCCCTGATCGGTTAAAAATCGGTGAAGGGCTTGGTCGTTCTGCCACTCACAGGACGAACCGACCGAGAAACCGGATTCTGACAGGGGATAGTGTCAGAAAAAGCATTCTTGTTTTTACTGGTAAGAGATAACGGCAAAAACCGGGGAGAATGGGGCGTTGGTGGGTAATGCTCCGGCGACTGTCCTGAAACCAGTGGAATGGCAGGGCGGTCAAGCGCCGGACGCGAGTAGGACAGGGTTCAACCCTTGGATGTCTGATAAAGCTCTTCTCGCAAGATCGCCATGACATAAAAATCGCAATAGCGGTTATGATGATACATCGCCTGCCGCAGCGTTCCCTCAATCCGAAATCCCGCACGTTGATACGCTTTCACGGCATGATCGTTGTCGCAACATACGTGCAGCTGGATGCGATTTAAATTTAAAACATTGAATGCATAATTCACCATCAACCGTGTGGCCTCACCGGCAAAGCCCTGAGACCAGAACGCCGGATTGTAAATCGCGATAAAAAAAACAGCCGCGCGACTGACCGGATCGATGCGCACCAGTGCGGTTTGCCCGACCGGTTTCTGGTCCTCCTGCCGGCAGATTGTAAACAGCACGGTCTCCTTACTGCCGGTCCATGCGTTCATCTCCGCATGCACCTGCTCCAACGTCATCGGCGCAGACAGAAACAGCGTTTCCCGCACGTTTGCGTCATTCTTTCCGGCATAAACCATTTCGCTATCCTCTTGCTCCACCGGACGCAGATACACTTTTTCCCCTTGATAAAATTTTACCGCAGTCATTGCGCCTCCACGCCGTTTGCTCTATGCAAGGACGGTTCTCCCCTCAACGCCCTGTACGGACGATGAAGAAATTCTTGCCGCTCAATACCGATAAAAGAAAATAATCAACTCTATCTATAAAAGCAAGCAGCGTGCGGGCGCTTGGCTTTTGGCATGTTTTTTGAGTTAAGGATGATGAACTTTCAGGCAGCGTTTATTATAAAAACCATAATTGCTTGCACTTACAACACCTAAAAAAGCCAAGCCAAGACAGAGTTTGTCAAAACAAAAAGACAAGCGTAACAATTAATTGAGGACAGGGATGATGCACGAGAAAGGACACCGGGAATGAAACGATGAAATCCGGTTTGGCCGGTTGCAGTCCAATCAGAGAGATCCCCTTTGCGAAGCCATGCATCGCAAAGCGCAGAAATGTGGCGCTGTCGACAAGACCGCTGCCCGCCATGTAACTTTTGGGAGAGTAAAATGAAAACA includes:
- a CDS encoding GNAT family N-acetyltransferase; this translates as MTAVKFYQGEKVYLRPVEQEDSEMVYAGKNDANVRETLFLSAPMTLEQVHAEMNAWTGSKETVLFTICRQEDQKPVGQTALVRIDPVSRAAVFFIAIYNPAFWSQGFAGEATRLMVNYAFNVLNLNRIQLHVCCDNDHAVKAYQRAGFRIEGTLRQAMYHHNRYCDFYVMAILREELYQTSKG